CAGCAGCGGGGCACAGTGCGCCCTAGTCTCCTTCTCGTTCTCCGCCGAGTCGCGTtgcaagaggcgcagcagctgaTCCGACTGCTTTCCGCTGCCGAGTGCAAGCTCAATGCTGCCTGGCTCGATGTGCTCCGCATtcatgcggcgctgcgccatggCAATCTCTTCCTTGATGGGCTCTGCTGCGACCTGATCGGCCCACCGCAGcccctcgtcgtcgagtcctttgcggtgctgcgcgtgcTTTTGGCGCAGCATCGCGGCAATggtgcgtggcgcacgcgcagggcCCGGCGTGGTCATGGGCTttggcacgccgcgctgctgctgctgtcgcgcgcccgacggccgcgagaGGCTCAGCTTGTCTTTGTACCCAGACACATTTCgcacagcggcgcgccgcggccgccgcgatggcgacgcgagctcgacctcgtcgtcgtccgagtcgtcgtcgagcactttgaggcgcagcgagtcGGGCGACACGATATCGTCGTCCCacgcctggagcgccgcgcgtctctgtgcctcggcgcgaATACGCTCGCTGGATGTCGCATAGGTCATGCCCTCGCCAAACACGgtgccgtcgtcgagcacgccgccgacctcgtcgccgaggtcggATGTCGGCACATTTGGCATGACGCCATCCTCCACTCGGATTTATCAGACAACCCCGATGGGCGACGTGCTGTCTGACGactctgcgccgcccgagcgcgcctcggcgcagtTCAAGATCGGCGGCATgacgtgcggcgcgtgcgtcgcgagcaTCGAGACGATGCTCGGCCAGCAGGACGGCATTTATTCCGTGAGCGTCGCGTtgctggccgagcgcgccgtcgtggAGTACGATGCGTCGCGCTTTACGCCGGAAAAAATTGTCGACGAGATTGACGATATTGGCTTCGAGGCCGAAGTCGTGCATGAgacggacgacgagcacgtcACGCTGTCCGTCTTTGGCATGACATGTgcgtcgtgcacgtcgtccgTCGAGCAAGGACtgctcgctgcgccaggcgtcctctcggcgagcgtctcgcttgcgctgcagcaggtgcAGATCCACTTTGACAAGAGCAAGACAAATGTgcgccagctcgtgcaAGAGATCGAGGATATCGGAttcgatgcgctcctcgccgatcAGCGCGACACGTCGCAGATCAGCAGCCTGACGCGTGTTCAGGAAGTGCGCGAGTGGCGACACGCCTTCTTCTTCTCGCTGTCGTTTGCAGTACCGGTCTTTTTGCTGAGCATGGTATTTCCGCACCTCGGTATCGCGCGGGGGCTCTTGCACGCCCAGGTGCTGCACGGTATCTATGTCCAGGACCTCCTTTGTCTCGTCCTCACCATCCCCGTGCAGTTTGGGATTGGGCAGCGTTTCTTTGTGCCGGCGTACAAAGCGTTCAAGcacagcggcgcgacgatggATACCCTCGTGATCCTCggcacctcggcgtcgtgggTGTTTAGTGTGGTGGCGATGCTCGTCGCGTTCTTCTGCGTCGGCGAGTGCCACAAGCCCGCGACGTTCTTTGACACGTCGACGATGCTCATTACGTTTGTGTCGCTCGGGCGCTACCTCGAGAACCTCGCCAAGgggcgcacgagcgaggCCCTGACGCGCCTCATGCGCCTCACGCCGAACAAGGCGACCATCTACATGGACGACGCACTGACGCAGACCCGCGAGATTCCCGCCGAACTCCTCCAAGTCGGCGACATGGTGAGTGTCGTGCCTGGCGAAAAGATCGCCGCGgacggcgtcgtgcaccAGGGCTGCAGCATGGTCGACGAAAGCATGATTACTGGCGAGCCCGTGCCAGTCGACAAGGGGCCTCAAAGCCAAGTGATTGGCGGCACAGTCAacggcagcggctcgctcgACTTTTGCGTGACGCGCGCAGGCAAAGATACGAGCCTCAGCCAGATCGTGCGGCTCGTGCAGGACGCACAGGTGAACAAGGCGCCGATCCAGGACTCGGCAGACAGGATCGCAGGCATGTTTGTGCCGTGCATCCTCCTCTTGAGCATGGTCACGTTTGTCGCGTGGTTCGTCGTGTCGTACATCTTTCCCGCTGCATGGCGTCCGCCGCTGTTTGAGCGCCCGGGCGCGAACAAGATCATGGAGTGCTTCAAGCTGTGCATTAGCGTGATTGTCGTGGCGTGCCCGTGCGCGCTTGGGCTAAGCACACCGACAGCGATGATGgtcggcaccggcgtcggcgcgtcgcacggcATCCTCATCAAGGGCGGcagctcgctcgaggctgCGTGCAGCattgcgcacgtcgtctTTGACAAGACCGGCACGCTGACGCGCGGCCAGTTGCGTGTCCAAGCCACGCACTGggccggcagcgacgatGGAGCGATGCGTCTCGATTCGCCGTGCGTCGCTTCCGTGACCCAGGCCGAGGTCCTCGGCATGGTCGGTGCGGCGGAGCAAAAGAGCGAGCATGTCCtgggccgcacgctcgtgcaccacgccgagcagctcgtcacTGCGCTGCCTACTGTGTCCTCGTtccatgcgctgcacggcagcgggatcgaggcgcgcattgAAACACGCCACGGCACACACACTGTGCTTGTCGGAAACGCGGCCATGGTTGGCGGAAAAGCCGCACTACGTACCACCCTTCTTGATACCACtggcggcgtcgcgctgctgcgcttcGTCGATCACCACGAGTCGGACGGATGCACGATCGTCTATGCAAGCGTCGACGGCCACCTTGCGTGCGCgtttgcgctcgccgatACCCTCAAGCCGGAAGCGCGGCAGGCCGTGCAGATGCTGCAAGATATGGGCATTCTATGCTCGATGATGACGGGCGACACGGCAGGCACCGCGTACGCCGTCGCCGATATGGTGGGGATCCTCCCCGACAATGTGCATGCGCAGCTTAGTCCGAACGGCAAGATGGTCTTGCTGGAGCGCCAGCGTGCTGCGATGCACCAAAAAGAGCGCGAGATGGACTCGTCGCTCCTCGCTCGCCTGCGCGCGGGCCTCGCATTATTCCTGCCGGCGCCACACAACGGCCTCGCAATGGTGGGCGACGGGGTGAATGAttcgccggcgctcgcctATGCGGATGTCGGCATGGCGCTGTGCTCCGGCTCGGATATCGCGATGGACGCAGCGTCGATCGTGCTGATGCGCGATGATCTGCTCGACGTTCCCATCTCCCTACTCCTCTGCCGCCGCATCTTTTTGCAGATCCGCCTCAACTTTCTGTGGGCGACCATGTACAATGTGGTGATGGTGCCGCTAGCGATGGGATGCTTGTTGCCGTGGAGCATTTACCTGCATCCGATGATGGCCGGCGCTGCGATGGCATGCAGCAGCATCAGCGTCGTGCTCAGCAGCCTCTCGCTTAAACGCTGGCAGCGGCCGACGCTCGATGCTGCGCCGACCATGACCCTCTTTCCGTCGGTGCACGCTGCAGTAGACATGCTGCAGAGCGCCGTGTATTCGCTcctgccgcgcagccggcgTGTTGCGCAAGAGTATACCGCGCTGGAAATGGCCTAGGAAATAGCACGTACCACGAGCAGCTTCTCGGGAAAGACACC
This region of Malassezia japonica chromosome 8, complete sequence genomic DNA includes:
- the CCC2 gene encoding P-type Cu(+) transporter (COG:P; BUSCO:EOG092609YT; EggNog:ENOG503NYTM; TransMembrane:7 (i180-204o216-235i256-280o286-305i442-468o488-506i857-881o)) is translated as MGDVLSDDSAPPERASAQFKIGGMTCGACVASIETMLGQQDGIYSVSVALLAERAVVEYDASRFTPEKIVDEIDDIGFEAEVVHETDDEHVTLSVFGMTCASCTSSVEQGLLAAPGVLSASVSLALQQVQIHFDKSKTNVRQLVQEIEDIGFDALLADQRDTSQISSLTRVQEVREWRHAFFFSLSFAVPVFLLSMVFPHLGIARGLLHAQVLHGIYVQDLLCLVLTIPVQFGIGQRFFVPAYKAFKHSGATMDTLVILGTSASWVFSVVAMLVAFFCVGECHKPATFFDTSTMLITFVSLGRYLENLAKGRTSEALTRLMRLTPNKATIYMDDALTQTREIPAELLQVGDMVSVVPGEKIAADGVVHQGCSMVDESMITGEPVPVDKGPQSQVIGGTVNGSGSLDFCVTRAGKDTSLSQIVRLVQDAQVNKAPIQDSADRIAGMFVPCILLLSMVTFVAWFVVSYIFPAAWRPPLFERPGANKIMECFKLCISVIVVACPCALGLSTPTAMMVGTGVGASHGILIKGGSSLEAACSIAHVVFDKTGTLTRGQLRVQATHWAGSDDGAMRLDSPCVASVTQAEVLGMVGAAEQKSEHVLGRTLVHHAEQLVTALPTVSSFHALHGSGIEARIETRHGTHTVLVGNAAMVGGKAALRTTLLDTTGGVALLRFVDHHESDGCTIVYASVDGHLACAFALADTLKPEARQAVQMLQDMGILCSMMTGDTAGTAYAVADMVGILPDNVHAQLSPNGKMVLLERQRAAMHQKEREMDSSLLARLRAGLALFLPAPHNGLAMVGDGVNDSPALAYADVGMALCSGSDIAMDAASIVLMRDDLLDVPISLLLCRRIFLQIRLNFLWATMYNVVMVPLAMGCLLPWSIYLHPMMAGAAMACSSISV